In the Kitasatospora terrestris genome, one interval contains:
- a CDS encoding adenylate/guanylate cyclase domain-containing protein, with protein MAEQRENGGGETADRTVALDLERLILDAPRRYTPYQAARAADVPMELATRFWRAMGFPDIGQSRALTDNDVIALRRLAGLVESGLLSESMAIQVARSTGQTTSRLAGWQMDTFLENLTQSVEPGLTRAEVAYPLTELLLPELEQFLVYVWRRQLAAVTGRVVQAAEDSEITSGRLAVGFADLVGFTRLSRRLEEEELGELVEGFENTCSDLIAGQGGRVVKTLGDEILYVSEDPATAAEIALSLVETLAKEDGMPALRVGMAFGTVTSRMGDVFGTTVNLASRLTSIAPKDAVLVDGELSAALEQSGAAATPGEDGRHPEDDRRFHLQPMWRRPVRGLGLVEPWLLSRARAV; from the coding sequence GTGGCAGAGCAGCGCGAGAACGGCGGCGGCGAGACGGCGGACCGCACCGTCGCGCTGGACCTGGAGCGGCTGATCCTGGACGCTCCGCGCAGATACACCCCGTACCAGGCGGCCCGCGCGGCCGACGTCCCGATGGAGCTGGCCACCCGTTTCTGGCGGGCGATGGGCTTCCCCGACATCGGCCAGTCCCGGGCGCTCACCGACAACGACGTGATCGCGCTGCGCCGGCTGGCCGGCCTGGTGGAGTCCGGGCTGCTCAGCGAGTCGATGGCGATCCAGGTGGCCCGCTCGACCGGCCAGACCACCTCCCGGCTGGCCGGCTGGCAGATGGACACCTTCCTGGAGAACCTCACCCAGTCCGTGGAGCCGGGCCTGACCCGGGCCGAGGTCGCGTACCCGCTGACCGAGCTGCTGCTGCCGGAGCTGGAGCAGTTCCTGGTGTACGTCTGGCGCCGCCAGCTCGCCGCGGTCACCGGCCGGGTGGTGCAGGCCGCCGAGGACAGCGAGATCACCAGCGGTCGCCTCGCCGTCGGCTTCGCCGACCTGGTCGGCTTCACCCGGCTCTCCCGGCGGCTGGAGGAGGAGGAGCTCGGCGAGCTGGTCGAGGGCTTCGAGAACACCTGCTCCGACCTGATCGCCGGTCAGGGCGGGCGGGTGGTCAAGACCCTCGGCGACGAGATCCTCTACGTCTCCGAGGACCCGGCGACCGCCGCCGAGATCGCGCTCAGCCTGGTGGAGACGCTGGCCAAGGAGGACGGCATGCCCGCCCTGCGGGTCGGCATGGCCTTCGGCACGGTCACCTCGCGGATGGGCGACGTCTTCGGCACCACGGTCAACCTGGCCAGCCGGCTCACCTCGATCGCGCCCAAGGACGCCGTGCTGGTCGACGGCGAGCTGTCCGCCGCGCTGGAGCAGAGCGGTGCCGCCGCCACCCCGGGCGAGGACGGCCGCCACCCCGAGGACGACCGGCGCTTCCACCTCCAGCCGATGTGGCGCCGCCCGGTCCGCGGCCTCGGCCTGGTCGAGCCCTGGCTGCTCAGCCGCGCGCGAGCCGTCTGA
- a CDS encoding acyl-CoA carboxylase epsilon subunit, with amino-acid sequence MSPIQVLHGQPTPEELATVLAVVQARAAAAQAAALAAPRGRRPGQPVERPREAAPPGPAARAGRLAHQRLGPLTRSRPPGASIAPGGRASAPRIRTAAVVRELSTRTQARVEAPGARW; translated from the coding sequence ATGTCCCCCATTCAGGTACTGCACGGGCAGCCGACCCCCGAGGAGCTGGCCACCGTCCTGGCGGTGGTCCAAGCCCGGGCCGCCGCCGCGCAGGCCGCCGCCCTGGCGGCCCCCCGGGGCCGGCGGCCCGGTCAACCCGTGGAACGACCACGCGAAGCGGCTCCGCCCGGCCCTGCGGCCCGGGCCGGGCGCCTGGCGCACCAGCGCCTGGGCCCGCTGACGCGGAGCCGGCCGCCGGGGGCGTCGATCGCCCCCGGCGGCCGGGCGAGCGCGCCCCGGATCCGAACGGCAGCGGTCGTGCGGGAACTGAGTACGCGTACTCAGGCGCGAGTCGAGGCACCGGGCGCACGCTGGTGA
- a CDS encoding nucleoside triphosphate pyrophosphatase: MTNRRVLVLASASPARLGLLRQAGLDPRVQVSGVDEDAISAPTPGELARVLAEAKAKAVAAGLSGGELVVGCDSVLELDGQALGKPKDAADALERWRAMRGRAGVLQTGHCVIDTVTGRQVSATASTTVRFGTPDDEELAAYIASGEPLHVAGAFTLDGRSAPFVEGIDGDPGNVIGLSLPLLRRLLADLDVRITDLWA, from the coding sequence ATGACCAACCGCCGTGTTCTCGTGCTCGCGTCCGCCTCCCCCGCCCGGCTGGGTCTGCTGCGGCAGGCGGGGCTGGATCCCCGGGTCCAGGTCAGCGGGGTGGACGAGGACGCGATCTCGGCGCCGACGCCGGGCGAGCTGGCCCGGGTGCTGGCGGAGGCGAAGGCGAAGGCGGTGGCGGCCGGGCTCTCCGGCGGCGAGCTGGTGGTCGGCTGCGACTCGGTGCTGGAGCTGGACGGGCAGGCGCTCGGCAAGCCGAAGGACGCCGCCGACGCGCTGGAGCGCTGGCGGGCGATGCGCGGCCGCGCGGGCGTGCTGCAGACCGGCCACTGCGTGATCGACACGGTCACCGGCCGGCAGGTGTCGGCGACCGCGTCGACCACGGTGCGCTTCGGCACGCCGGACGACGAGGAGCTGGCGGCGTACATCGCCTCCGGCGAACCGCTGCACGTGGCGGGCGCGTTCACCCTGGACGGCCGGTCGGCGCCGTTCGTCGAGGGCATCGACGGCGACCCGGGCAACGTGATCGGCCTGTCCCTGCCGCTGCTGCGCCGCCTGCTCGCCGACCTGGACGTGCGGATCACCGACCTCTGGGCCTGA
- the mmpB gene encoding morphogenic membrane protein MmpB, with translation MLWSDPRDEPSPEARRAQQMLLRASRLLAVLAVLAAILLVA, from the coding sequence GTGCTCTGGTCAGACCCCCGCGACGAGCCGTCGCCCGAAGCCCGCCGCGCGCAGCAGATGCTGCTCCGCGCGAGCCGGCTGCTGGCGGTGCTCGCGGTCCTGGCGGCGATCCTGCTCGTCGCCTGA
- a CDS encoding acyl-CoA carboxylase subunit beta, whose amino-acid sequence MTEAPYDPHTTAGKLADLRRRLDEAVHSGSSAAVEKQHAKGKMTARERIVELLDEDSFVEFDEFARHRSTNFGQEKNRPYGDGVVTGYGTVDGRQVAVFAQDFTVFGGSLGEVFGEKIVKVMDFALKTGCPMIGINDSGGARIQEGVVSLGLYGEIFRRNVHASGVIPQISLIMGPCAGGAVYSPAVTDFVVMADKTSHMFITGPDVIKTVTGETVDMEELGGARTHNTKSGNAHYLAADEKEAIEYVKSLLSYLPSNNLSDPPVHPEQADLSVTDEDLELDTIVPDSANQPYDMHKVIEHVLDDAEFLEVQPLYAGNIITGFGRVEGHPVGVVGNQPMDLAGCLDIAASEKAARFVRTCDAFNIPVLTFVDVPGFLPGTGQEWDGIIRRGAKLIYAYAEATVPLITVITRKAFGGAYDVMGSKHLGADLNLAWPTAQIAVMGAQGAVNILHRRELAAAEQEGILEEKRAELLASYEDTLLNPYLAAERGYVDAVVAPSETRRHIVRGLRALRGKREVLPPKKHGNIPL is encoded by the coding sequence ATGACCGAGGCCCCGTACGACCCCCACACGACCGCCGGCAAGCTGGCCGACCTCCGCCGCCGGCTGGACGAGGCGGTGCACTCCGGCTCCTCCGCCGCGGTGGAGAAGCAGCACGCCAAGGGCAAGATGACGGCGCGTGAGCGGATCGTGGAGCTGCTGGACGAGGACTCCTTCGTGGAGTTCGACGAGTTCGCCCGCCACCGCTCCACCAACTTCGGCCAGGAGAAGAACCGGCCCTACGGCGACGGCGTGGTCACCGGCTACGGCACCGTGGACGGCCGCCAGGTCGCCGTCTTCGCGCAGGACTTCACGGTGTTCGGCGGCTCCCTCGGCGAGGTCTTCGGCGAGAAGATCGTCAAGGTGATGGACTTCGCCCTGAAGACCGGCTGCCCGATGATCGGCATCAACGACTCCGGCGGCGCCCGGATCCAGGAGGGCGTGGTCTCGCTCGGCCTGTACGGCGAGATCTTCCGCCGCAACGTGCACGCCTCGGGCGTCATCCCGCAGATCTCGCTGATCATGGGCCCGTGCGCCGGCGGCGCGGTCTACTCCCCCGCGGTGACCGACTTCGTGGTGATGGCCGACAAGACCTCGCACATGTTCATCACCGGCCCCGACGTGATCAAGACCGTCACCGGCGAGACCGTCGACATGGAGGAGCTGGGCGGCGCCCGGACCCACAACACCAAGTCCGGCAACGCCCACTACCTCGCGGCCGACGAGAAGGAGGCGATCGAGTACGTCAAGAGCCTGCTCTCGTACCTGCCCTCCAACAACCTCTCCGACCCGCCGGTCCACCCCGAGCAGGCCGACCTCTCCGTCACGGACGAGGACCTGGAGCTCGACACCATCGTGCCGGACTCCGCCAACCAGCCGTACGACATGCACAAGGTCATCGAGCACGTCCTCGACGACGCCGAGTTCCTCGAGGTCCAGCCGCTGTACGCGGGCAACATCATCACCGGCTTCGGCCGGGTCGAGGGCCACCCGGTGGGCGTGGTCGGCAACCAGCCGATGGACCTGGCCGGCTGCCTCGACATCGCGGCCAGCGAGAAGGCCGCGCGCTTCGTGCGGACCTGCGACGCGTTCAACATCCCGGTGCTGACCTTCGTGGACGTCCCGGGCTTCCTGCCCGGCACCGGCCAGGAGTGGGACGGCATCATCCGCCGCGGCGCCAAGCTGATCTACGCCTACGCCGAGGCCACCGTGCCGCTGATCACCGTCATCACCCGCAAGGCCTTCGGCGGCGCGTACGACGTCATGGGCTCCAAGCACCTCGGCGCCGACCTCAACCTGGCGTGGCCGACCGCGCAGATCGCGGTCATGGGCGCGCAGGGCGCGGTCAACATCCTGCACCGGCGCGAGCTCGCCGCGGCCGAGCAGGAGGGCATCCTGGAGGAGAAGCGGGCCGAGCTGCTCGCGTCCTACGAGGACACCCTGCTCAACCCGTACCTCGCCGCCGAGCGGGGCTACGTGGACGCGGTCGTCGCGCCCAGCGAGACCCGGCGGCACATCGTGCGGGGCCTGCGGGCCCTGCGCGGCAAGCGCGAGGTGCTGCCGCCCAAGAAGCACGGCAACATCCCGCTGTAG
- a CDS encoding acetyl/propionyl/methylcrotonyl-CoA carboxylase subunit alpha, producing MRKVLIANRGEIAVRVARACRDAGIASVAVYAEPDRDALHVRAADEAYALGGDTPATSYLDIAKVLKAAADSGADAVHPGYGFLSENADFAQAVLDAGLIWIGPPPQAIRDLGDKVTARHVAQRAGAPLVAGTPEPVSGADEVVAFATEHGLPVAIKAAYGGGGRGLKVARTLEEIPELYESAVREAVAAFGRGECFVEQYLDKPRHVETQCLADQHGNVVIVSTRDCSLQRRHQKLVEEAPAPFLTAEQNAELYRASKAILREAGYVGAGTCEFLVSQDGLISFLEVNTRLQVEHPVSEEVTGIDLVREMFRIADGEALGYDDPEIRGHSIEFRINGEDPGRNFLPAPGTVSLFAPPSGPGVRLDAGVETGSVIGPAWDSLLAKLIVTGSTRQQALQRAARALAEFKVEGMATAIPFHRAVVTDPAFAPEVHGSDDPFTVYTRWIETEFDNTIPAFAGAGAEGEEAEGRETVVVEVGGKRIEVSLPSSLGVSAAPAAAAAGSAKAKRRVGTKKAGAAVSGDTLASPMQGTIVKVAVEEGQVVAEGELIVVLEAMKMEQPLNAHKAGTVVGLKAEVGASVSSGAALCEIKDV from the coding sequence GTGCGCAAGGTGCTCATCGCCAACCGCGGAGAAATCGCCGTCCGCGTCGCCCGGGCCTGCAGGGACGCCGGTATCGCCAGCGTCGCCGTGTACGCCGAGCCGGACCGGGACGCGCTGCACGTCCGCGCGGCCGACGAGGCCTACGCGCTCGGCGGCGACACCCCCGCCACCAGCTACCTGGACATCGCCAAGGTGCTCAAGGCGGCCGCCGACTCGGGTGCGGACGCCGTCCACCCCGGCTACGGCTTCCTGTCCGAGAACGCCGACTTCGCCCAGGCCGTGCTGGACGCGGGCCTGATCTGGATCGGCCCGCCGCCGCAGGCCATCCGCGACCTCGGCGACAAGGTCACCGCCCGGCACGTCGCCCAGCGCGCCGGTGCCCCGCTGGTCGCCGGCACCCCCGAGCCGGTCTCCGGCGCCGACGAGGTCGTCGCGTTCGCCACCGAGCACGGCCTGCCGGTCGCCATCAAGGCGGCGTACGGCGGCGGCGGCCGCGGCCTGAAGGTCGCCCGCACGCTCGAGGAGATCCCCGAGCTGTACGAGTCGGCGGTCCGCGAGGCGGTCGCCGCCTTCGGTCGCGGCGAGTGCTTCGTCGAGCAGTACCTCGACAAGCCGCGCCACGTCGAGACCCAGTGCCTGGCCGACCAGCACGGCAACGTGGTGATCGTCTCCACCCGTGACTGCTCGCTGCAGCGCCGGCACCAGAAGCTGGTCGAGGAGGCGCCCGCGCCGTTCCTCACCGCCGAGCAGAACGCCGAGCTCTACCGCGCCTCCAAGGCGATCCTGCGCGAGGCGGGCTACGTCGGCGCCGGCACCTGCGAGTTCCTGGTCTCCCAGGACGGCCTGATCTCCTTCCTGGAGGTCAACACCCGCCTGCAGGTCGAGCACCCGGTGTCCGAGGAGGTCACCGGCATCGACCTGGTCCGCGAGATGTTCCGGATCGCCGACGGCGAGGCGCTCGGCTACGACGACCCGGAGATCCGCGGCCACTCGATCGAGTTCCGCATCAACGGCGAGGACCCGGGCCGCAACTTCCTGCCCGCCCCGGGCACGGTGTCGCTGTTCGCCCCGCCGTCCGGCCCGGGCGTCCGCCTGGACGCCGGCGTCGAGACCGGTTCGGTCATCGGCCCCGCCTGGGACTCGCTGCTCGCCAAGCTGATCGTCACCGGCAGCACCCGGCAGCAGGCCCTCCAGCGTGCCGCCCGCGCGCTGGCGGAGTTCAAGGTGGAGGGCATGGCCACGGCCATCCCGTTCCACCGGGCGGTCGTCACCGACCCGGCGTTCGCGCCGGAGGTGCACGGCAGCGACGACCCGTTCACGGTCTACACCCGCTGGATCGAGACCGAGTTCGACAACACCATCCCGGCGTTCGCGGGTGCGGGCGCCGAGGGTGAGGAGGCCGAGGGCCGCGAGACCGTCGTGGTCGAGGTCGGCGGCAAGCGGATCGAGGTCTCGCTGCCGTCCTCGCTCGGCGTCTCCGCCGCCCCGGCGGCCGCCGCCGCGGGCTCCGCGAAGGCCAAGCGCCGGGTCGGCACCAAGAAGGCCGGTGCCGCGGTCTCCGGTGACACCCTCGCCTCGCCGATGCAGGGCACCATCGTCAAGGTCGCCGTGGAGGAGGGCCAGGTCGTCGCCGAGGGCGAGCTGATCGTCGTCCTGGAGGCGATGAAGATGGAGCAGCCGCTCAACGCCCACAAGGCGGGCACCGTCGTCGGCCTCAAGGCCGAGGTGGGCGCGTCGGTGAGCAGCGGCGCCGCGCTCTGCGAGATCAAGGACGTCTGA
- a CDS encoding DeoR/GlpR family DNA-binding transcription regulator, with the protein MVRANGAVSLRELARVVQTSEVTVRRDVRALEAEGLLDRRHGGAVLPGGFSREPGYPQKTHLAAAEKSAIADLAAGLVEEGDAVVVGAGTTTQELARRLARIPGLTVVTNSLLVAQALAHANRVEVVMTGGTLRGSNYALVGSGAEQSLHGLRVAKAFISGSGLTAERGLSTTNMLSASVDRALVQAAAEVIVLADHTKLGTDTMFQTVPTEAITRLVTDEHTAAEDPTARELDALADCGVQIAVAPLGLAAEQPAHPVPGAATGPRRPSPPPAGAPLPGQRRPGTHNGPPGQLPTRLASIR; encoded by the coding sequence ATGGTGCGCGCCAACGGAGCCGTGTCGCTCCGTGAGCTCGCCCGCGTCGTCCAGACCTCCGAAGTCACCGTACGCAGAGACGTGCGGGCGCTGGAGGCCGAAGGGCTGCTCGACCGCCGGCACGGCGGTGCGGTGCTGCCCGGCGGCTTCAGCCGGGAGCCGGGATACCCGCAGAAGACCCACCTCGCCGCCGCCGAGAAGAGCGCGATCGCCGACCTGGCGGCCGGGCTCGTCGAGGAGGGCGACGCGGTGGTGGTCGGCGCGGGCACCACGACCCAGGAGCTGGCCCGCCGGCTCGCCCGCATCCCCGGCCTGACCGTGGTCACCAACTCGCTGCTGGTCGCCCAGGCGCTGGCCCATGCCAACCGGGTCGAGGTGGTGATGACCGGCGGCACCCTGCGCGGCTCCAACTACGCCCTGGTGGGCAGCGGGGCCGAGCAGTCGCTGCACGGCCTGCGGGTCGCCAAGGCGTTCATCTCCGGCAGCGGGCTGACCGCCGAGCGCGGCCTGTCCACCACCAACATGCTCTCCGCCAGCGTCGACCGGGCGCTGGTGCAGGCGGCGGCGGAGGTGATCGTGCTCGCCGACCACACCAAGCTCGGCACCGACACCATGTTCCAGACCGTGCCGACCGAGGCGATCACCCGGCTGGTCACCGACGAGCACACCGCCGCCGAGGACCCGACCGCCCGGGAGCTGGACGCGCTGGCCGACTGCGGCGTGCAGATCGCGGTCGCCCCGCTGGGCCTGGCCGCCGAGCAGCCCGCCCACCCGGTGCCGGGCGCCGCGACCGGCCCGCGCCGACCCAGCCCCCCGCCGGCCGGCGCCCCGCTCCCCGGCCAGCGCCGCCCCGGCACCCACAACGGCCCGCCCGGCCAGCTCCCGACCCGGCTGGCGAGCATCCGCTGA
- a CDS encoding condensation domain-containing protein, whose product MSAEQQVGIVVHGASSGAGEATWGQRAISDKVAGLGADAPRYNLRLAAPVDPGMPVAAVLDALTRLLHLHEALRTRLLPAPDGLRQQVDAEGGLAVAVRVSTPDRAADEAAALLAELGDRPFDCAVQWPLRVGLVEVAGLVRQLVLVLSHTACDGWGMRRLVRDLTELSLGRGVEELRAERPSRQPLQEAALQHSERGAKRDAAARRHWRDKLAAGPRRLFPAPDGAAPDRPFPNAVLRSPRLARAVARVAAAHRVSEPTVLLAAGATMLCRLSGAPDAMFQVVVANRFTAGTADAVTTMAQQGLFHLPGPGPDFADTVRRTQGASLAAYRHAGYDAAALERDIAGLDAADHSCWWNDTRDPLAALMDGPTAPADGPTELLWPQVFPPRENTTLAVDVNAAPGALELAMTADSALLSRRDMADFLHGIEELVLAEAGKA is encoded by the coding sequence GTGAGCGCTGAGCAGCAGGTGGGAATCGTCGTACACGGTGCCAGTTCCGGTGCCGGGGAGGCGACTTGGGGGCAGCGGGCGATCTCGGACAAGGTGGCCGGGCTCGGCGCCGACGCGCCCCGGTACAACCTGCGGCTGGCCGCTCCGGTGGACCCGGGCATGCCCGTCGCCGCGGTGCTCGACGCCCTGACCCGCCTGCTGCACCTGCACGAGGCGCTGCGGACCCGGCTGCTGCCCGCCCCGGACGGCCTGCGCCAGCAGGTCGACGCCGAGGGCGGACTCGCCGTCGCCGTCCGGGTGTCCACGCCCGACCGGGCGGCCGACGAGGCCGCCGCGCTCCTCGCCGAGCTGGGCGACCGCCCCTTCGACTGCGCCGTCCAGTGGCCGCTGCGGGTGGGCCTGGTGGAGGTCGCCGGGCTGGTCCGGCAGCTGGTGCTGGTGCTCTCGCACACCGCCTGCGACGGCTGGGGCATGCGCCGGCTGGTCCGCGACCTGACCGAGCTCTCGCTGGGCCGCGGCGTCGAGGAGCTGCGCGCCGAGCGGCCGAGCCGGCAGCCGCTCCAGGAGGCCGCGCTGCAGCACTCCGAGCGCGGGGCGAAGCGCGACGCGGCCGCCCGCCGGCACTGGCGGGACAAGCTCGCCGCGGGCCCGCGCCGGCTCTTCCCCGCACCGGACGGCGCCGCCCCCGACCGGCCCTTCCCGAACGCGGTGCTGCGCTCGCCGCGGCTCGCGCGGGCGGTGGCCCGGGTGGCGGCCGCGCACCGGGTGAGCGAGCCGACGGTGCTGCTGGCGGCCGGCGCGACCATGCTCTGCCGGCTCTCCGGGGCGCCGGACGCGATGTTCCAGGTGGTGGTGGCCAACCGGTTCACCGCCGGGACGGCCGACGCGGTGACCACCATGGCCCAGCAGGGGCTGTTCCACCTGCCCGGCCCCGGGCCGGACTTCGCCGACACCGTGCGCCGCACCCAGGGCGCCTCGCTGGCCGCGTACCGGCACGCCGGCTACGACGCCGCGGCCCTGGAGCGGGACATCGCCGGGCTGGACGCCGCCGACCACTCCTGCTGGTGGAACGACACCCGCGACCCGCTGGCCGCCCTGATGGACGGCCCCACCGCCCCGGCCGACGGCCCGACCGAGCTGCTCTGGCCGCAGGTCTTCCCGCCGCGGGAGAACACCACCCTCGCGGTGGACGTCAACGCCGCGCCGGGCGCCCTGGAGCTGGCGATGACCGCCGACAGCGCGCTGCTCTCCCGCCGGGACATGGCGGACTTCCTCCACGGCATCGAGGAGCTGGTGCTGGCCGAGGCCGGAAAGGCCTGA
- a CDS encoding biotin--[acetyl-CoA-carboxylase] ligase, with product MRGFGQSGPSPWTDLDRPPLDGAALRRDLVRPGGLWTDLEVVAETGSTNSDLAARAKDGAPQGAVLVAESQSAGRGRLDRRWSAPPRSGLFLSVLLRPEGVPIERYGWLPILVGTAAAATLARVAKLEVGLKWPNDLQVTVDGAERKLGGILTELSGGAVVAGLGVNVTLREPELPVETAASLALAGAEVTDRDTLLRALLREFAELYGEWVAAAGDPHASGLLPAYTARCTTLGRQVRVQLPGDRELLGEAVAVDGDGRLVVRGADGTRHPVAAGDVVHVRPRSG from the coding sequence CTGCGTGGCTTCGGCCAGTCCGGGCCGTCCCCCTGGACCGACCTGGACCGGCCGCCGCTGGACGGCGCCGCGCTGCGCCGCGACCTGGTGCGTCCGGGCGGCCTGTGGACCGACCTGGAGGTGGTGGCCGAGACCGGCTCCACCAACTCCGACCTGGCCGCCCGGGCGAAGGACGGCGCCCCGCAGGGCGCGGTGCTGGTCGCCGAGTCGCAGAGCGCCGGCCGCGGCCGGCTGGACCGCCGCTGGTCCGCCCCGCCGCGCTCCGGCCTGTTCCTCTCCGTGCTGCTGCGGCCCGAGGGCGTCCCGATCGAGCGATACGGCTGGCTGCCGATCCTGGTCGGCACCGCGGCGGCCGCCACCCTGGCCCGGGTCGCGAAGCTGGAGGTCGGCCTGAAGTGGCCGAACGACCTCCAGGTGACCGTCGACGGGGCCGAGCGCAAGCTCGGCGGCATCCTGACCGAGCTGAGCGGCGGCGCGGTGGTCGCCGGGCTCGGCGTCAACGTCACGCTGCGGGAGCCCGAGCTGCCGGTGGAGACCGCGGCCTCGCTCGCGCTGGCCGGCGCCGAGGTCACCGACCGGGACACCCTGCTGCGCGCCCTGCTGCGCGAGTTCGCCGAGCTGTACGGCGAGTGGGTGGCCGCGGCCGGCGACCCGCACGCCAGCGGCCTGCTGCCCGCGTACACCGCCCGCTGCACCACGCTCGGCCGGCAGGTGAGGGTGCAGCTGCCCGGCGACCGGGAGCTGCTCGGCGAGGCCGTGGCGGTGGACGGCGACGGCCGGTTGGTCGTCCGCGGCGCCGACGGCACCCGGCACCCGGTGGCCGCCGGCGACGTGGTGCACGTCCGACCGCGGTCCGGCTGA
- the fdhD gene encoding formate dehydrogenase accessory sulfurtransferase FdhD, which yields MARATVRRRVVRLRDGARGVRPDALAAEEPLEIRVGGEPLTVTMRTPGHDFDLVAGFLVGEGVVAAAEQLAALRYCAGTDAEGANTYNVVDATVRGGSTALSAHRNLLMTSACGLCGRDTVDAVRTHSRWPVAEDGLTVDQELLYALPDRLRAAQKTFESTGGLHAAGLFDARGELLCVREDVGRHNAVDKVVGWALREGRLPLTGHLLLVSGRASFELTQKAALAGIPLLAAVSAPSSLAVELAEELGLTLVGFLRGRSANVYARADRISSAGSA from the coding sequence ATGGCACGCGCGACGGTACGGCGGCGGGTGGTGCGGCTGCGCGACGGCGCGCGGGGCGTCCGGCCGGACGCGCTGGCGGCGGAGGAGCCGCTGGAGATCCGGGTCGGCGGCGAGCCGCTGACCGTCACCATGCGCACCCCGGGGCACGACTTCGACCTGGTGGCGGGCTTCCTGGTCGGCGAGGGCGTGGTCGCCGCGGCGGAGCAGCTCGCCGCACTGCGCTACTGCGCCGGGACGGACGCCGAGGGCGCCAACACCTACAACGTGGTGGACGCGACCGTCCGGGGCGGCTCCACCGCGCTCTCCGCGCACCGCAACCTGCTGATGACCAGCGCCTGCGGGCTGTGCGGCCGGGACACCGTGGACGCGGTGCGCACGCACAGCCGCTGGCCGGTCGCCGAGGACGGCCTGACGGTCGACCAGGAACTGCTGTACGCCCTGCCCGACCGGCTGCGGGCGGCGCAGAAGACCTTCGAGTCCACCGGCGGGCTGCACGCCGCCGGGCTGTTCGACGCGCGCGGCGAGCTGCTCTGCGTCCGGGAGGACGTGGGCCGGCACAACGCGGTCGACAAGGTGGTGGGCTGGGCGCTGCGCGAGGGGCGGCTGCCGCTGACCGGGCACCTGCTGCTGGTCAGCGGGCGGGCCTCGTTCGAGCTGACCCAGAAGGCGGCGCTGGCCGGGATACCCCTGCTGGCCGCCGTCTCCGCGCCGTCCTCGCTGGCGGTGGAGCTCGCCGAGGAGCTCGGCCTCACCCTGGTGGGGTTCCTGCGCGGGCGCAGCGCCAACGTCTACGCCCGCGCGGACCGGATCAGCTCCGCCGGCTCCGCCTGA